A single region of the Neisseriaceae bacterium genome encodes:
- the pilO gene encoding type 4a pilus biogenesis protein PilO: protein MTYRKKNMQAVSISIRDATLSDMYLLEYKYQVMIAALLGIFLFLILYWVVLSPVVNGLSIAKDTENRLKQTYSTNVNKLASMSVLEKELSDIKRSSKKFLDKLPGDFSPANIVQELYEAGAKNDLRINVNKHLQVKEHEALVIHSYELETSGTYAQLEKFCLEVGQLKTLVVLKDLKLSPIENMNIHNPFKEMLRLQVIVNAYQTKE from the coding sequence ATGACTTATCGTAAAAAAAATATGCAGGCAGTGAGTATTAGTATTAGAGATGCTACCTTGAGTGATATGTATTTATTGGAATATAAATATCAAGTCATGATTGCTGCTTTACTAGGTATATTTCTTTTTCTAATATTATACTGGGTTGTTTTGTCTCCAGTGGTTAATGGCTTATCGATAGCAAAAGATACGGAGAATCGTTTGAAGCAAACCTATTCTACCAATGTCAATAAATTAGCAAGCATGTCAGTATTAGAAAAAGAGCTTAGCGATATTAAAAGGTCATCCAAAAAATTTTTAGATAAATTACCTGGTGATTTTTCTCCAGCAAATATTGTTCAAGAACTTTATGAAGCTGGCGCTAAGAATGATTTGAGAATTAATGTTAACAAACATTTACAAGTTAAAGAACATGAAGCTTTAGTTATCCATTCTTATGAATTGGAAACTTCGGGTACTTACGCTCAACTAGAGAAATTTTGTTTAGAGGTAGGTCAATTAAAAACGTTAGTTGTGCTAAAGGATCTGAAATTATCTCCTATTGAAAATATGAATATTCATAACCCATTCAAGGAAATGTTGCGTTTGCAAGTAATTGTTAATGCTTATCAGACAAAAGAGTAG
- the pilM gene encoding type IV pilus assembly protein PilM, with amino-acid sequence MFKRFLKKSSFDTPSLTLSYSVGIYFDDKTVSYVLLKLSDGKLSLESYKTVPLEEGILMNAKIVEMGALSTILRQLSVDFSYYTSNVVVALPQSFVTMEYFNYDPESGESLESEAEFRASKISSLDKINFDYHLFETEKDNGEFVNNVILTVAKNEDIDSRVYLTEISDLNLHYLDVESVARVNAYSFWINQENSHLEDNLIAIYEIGIDSTQVTFSKKGKILYNSEIPIGSNHLLNQITEYSYLDNKRIFSVLNSEFDITQHKADVSDIRKRLTQEIYRSIGVFYSQTNVTDDVKAIFLTGIGAKNFELGDIFQEMTDIEVQIINPVESVASSLNKNQLHSDSFYLTVAFGLALRGLL; translated from the coding sequence ATGTTTAAACGGTTTCTAAAAAAGAGCTCATTTGATACCCCATCCCTTACTCTATCATATTCTGTAGGAATCTATTTTGATGATAAAACAGTTAGTTATGTGTTATTAAAGCTATCAGATGGGAAATTATCCCTAGAGTCCTATAAAACAGTCCCTTTAGAAGAGGGTATTTTGATGAATGCAAAAATTGTTGAGATGGGAGCTCTATCAACTATTTTAAGGCAATTATCTGTGGATTTTTCTTATTATACTAGTAATGTAGTTGTAGCTTTGCCACAATCTTTTGTAACTATGGAATATTTTAATTATGACCCAGAGTCTGGCGAAAGTTTAGAGTCTGAGGCAGAATTTAGGGCAAGCAAAATTTCCAGTCTAGATAAAATTAATTTCGACTATCACTTATTTGAAACTGAAAAAGATAATGGTGAATTTGTCAATAATGTTATTTTAACCGTAGCTAAAAATGAAGACATAGATAGCAGGGTGTATTTAACGGAAATATCAGATCTGAACTTGCATTACCTTGATGTTGAAAGTGTTGCTAGGGTTAATGCATATTCATTTTGGATAAATCAGGAGAACAGTCATTTAGAAGACAACTTAATTGCTATTTATGAAATTGGTATCGATAGCACTCAAGTCACTTTCTCGAAAAAAGGAAAAATTCTTTATAATAGTGAAATACCTATAGGATCTAATCATTTATTAAATCAAATAACAGAATATTCTTATTTGGATAATAAGCGAATTTTTTCCGTGTTAAATAGTGAATTTGATATCACACAACACAAAGCTGATGTTAGTGATATAAGGAAACGTTTAACACAAGAAATTTATCGTTCAATTGGAGTTTTTTATTCTCAAACAAATGTGACGGATGATGTGAAAGCGATATTTTTGACAGGTATTGGTGCCAAAAATTTTGAGTTGGGTGATATTTTTCAGGAAATGACTGATATTGAGGTTCAGATTATCAACCCAGTTGAATCTGTTGCTAGTTCATTGAATAAAAATCAATTACATTCAGATTCATTTTATCTGACAGTAGCCTTTGGATTGGCATTGAGAGGGTTGTTATGA